In a single window of the Megalobrama amblycephala isolate DHTTF-2021 linkage group LG3, ASM1881202v1, whole genome shotgun sequence genome:
- the LOC125265916 gene encoding histone H4, with the protein MSGRGKGGKGLGKGGAKRHRKVLRDNIQGITKPAIRRLARRGGVKRISGLIYEETRGVLKVFLENVIRDAVTYTEHAKRKTVTAMDVVYALKRQGRTLYGFGG; encoded by the coding sequence ATGTCTGGAAGAGGCAAAGGCGGGAAAGGGCTCGGGAAAGGAGGCGCGAAGCGTCACCGTAAAGTTCTGCGCGATAACATCCAGGGAATCACCAAACCCGCCATTCGTCGTCTGGCTCGCCGCGGCGGCGTCAAGCGCATCTCCGGGCTGATCTACGAGGAGACCCGCGGTGTGTTGAAGGTGTTTCTGGAGAACGTTATCCGCGATGCCGTCACCTACACCGAGCACGCCAAGAGAAAGACCGTCACCGCCATGGATGTTGTGTACGCGCTGAAGCGACAGGGACGAACCTTGTACGGCTTCGGAGGATAA
- the LOC125265911 gene encoding histone H2B-like — MPEPAKSAPKKGSKKAVTKTAGKGGKKRRKSRKESYAIYVYKVLKQVHPDTGISSKAMGIMNSFVNDIFERIAGEASRLAHYNKRSTITSREIQTAVRLLLPGELAKHAVSEGTKAVTKYTSSK; from the coding sequence ATGCCTGAACCAGCCAAGTCCGCGCCTAAGAAAGGCTCCAAGAAGGCCGTCACGAAGACCGCCGGTAAGGGAGGAAAGAAGCGCAGAAAGTCCAGGAAGGAGAGCTACGCCATCTACGTGTACAAAGTGCTGAAGCAGGTTCATCCTGACACCGGCATCTCCTCCAAGGCGATGGGCATCATGAACTCTTTCGTCAACGACATCTTCGAGCGCATCGCCGGTGAGGCGTCTCGTCTCGCTCACTACAACAAGCGCTCCACCATCACGTCGAGAGAGATCCAGACCGCCGTGCGTCTGCTGCTGCCCGGTGAGCTGGCCAAACACGCCGTGTCTGAGGGCACCAAGGCCGTCACCAAGTACACCAGCTCCAAGTAG
- the LOC125264199 gene encoding histone H2A-like produces the protein MSGRGKTGGKARAKAKTRSSRAGLQFPVGRVHRLLRKGNYAERVGAGAPVYLAAVLEYLTAEILELAGNAARDNKKTRIIPRHLQLAVRNDEELNKLLGGVTIAQGGVLPNIQAVLLPKKTEKPAKSK, from the coding sequence ATGAGCGGCAGAGGCAAAACCGGCGGCAAAGCGAGAGCGAAAGCCAAGACTCGCTCCTCCAGGGCAGGACTGCAGTTCCCCGTCGGTCGTGTTCACAGGCTTCTCCGCAAAGGCAACTACGCAGAGCGCGTCGGTGCCGGTGCTCCTGTTTATCTGGCGGCTGTGCTCGAGTATCTGACCGCTGAGATCCTGGAGTTGGCTGGAAACGCCGCTCGGGACAACAAGAAGACCCGCATCATTCCCCGTCACCTGCAGCTGGCGGTGCGCAATGACGAGGAGCTGAACAAACTTCTGGGCGGAGTGACCATCGCTCAGGGCGGCGTGCTGCCCAACATCCAGGCCGTGCTGCTGCCCAAGAAGACCGAGAAGCCCGCCAAATCCAAATAA